From the Anguilla anguilla isolate fAngAng1 chromosome 6, fAngAng1.pri, whole genome shotgun sequence genome, one window contains:
- the tdrd6 gene encoding tudor domain-containing protein 6 isoform X2 has protein sequence MCSVPGLPTPGSNVTILITRVNLNPLCVLVELWGNFDQERKLDYQRMRREIQFPKEMFRESEGNPGDLCLVQVYETWYRARVVSRSGTSYSMFLIDEGRTLSATFSTLAWGQKDFFHLPPEVEFCVVANVLPLSPDNRWSPMALEFLKSLCGRTVNGCVQDVLVPHRTFLLDIPCISKQMYEVGFAKKLSIEKFKLFVSRSLQSLSGAVVVTDSKQMTSVKSEPVEVHKQIEKRQCYMYPELQTETVETVIVTEVTNPLRIFCQLKVFSQELKKLTEQITQHFEGRLRTGGARPQDLGSPCASRGSDGKWYRSVLQQVLPSNNVVEVLHVDYGKKDFVQLENVRPLAAEFLRMPVVTYVCSLHGVIDKGVGWSAAQIGFLKSLIHHRTVIAKFEYQSLSEGVHYVTLYGDENVNINNLFGMKEKCLLESEKSCEDYAVRKVVASQKCQDAVENESLRMSPGRCNVTKEIQVVAATESLPLNSSHMAVVQYVESPSDFWIQTQQYALEFDQLMNTISDLYSNSADTEGLVRNPHVGLFCAARSQDNAFYRATVRELIKKQAKVYFVDYGNTEVVDWYNLRVLPKKCQTLPPLALRCSLSGIKPQDGKWSQSAILFFFKATEDKILDVHASAKSQEKYFVQLTDASSSGKKNIGEMLCSAGLAEIDDKNPVPKQVEKPLVVPTVQAAGGKCSDVDQMKPGGTPGLLSTIPTVTETRSVFKEHLFPIGSSVDVNVSYIESPSDFWCQISQNAGSLNLLMQDIQKHYADSEFQHPVEAACIARHPDNRMWYRALIIQKHASPHVDVLFIDYGQTQKVPIQDLRPINPTFLKPKGQAFRCSLYNLIHPAGHSTLEWSDLAILEFQGFVDSAASSHVDLRCTIYAVMYDAQKVVFNVVDLETPFQSVCSLLVKKGLADRAPPKKVPLPPFRLDTYYYSTHNIKTGGEEQVYVTSVKSVNLFFCQLGRNSDLVEELASKVNYVCRQLQCVSCPQTFGTVCFAKYTDGQWYRGQIKSTHPAILVQFVDYGDTLEVDKSDLLPIPIEASEIMSVPVQAVECGLSDIPANVPSDVNGWFANTATDHSFRALVVAKEPCGKLMVELYDGKVQVNSRIKEKFHLEAQGKENVSYEQCDVRAQHLKGPSTRHTEHIRASDDYKSKLAPQKTEAYGRSESLKQVFASDTSSRQKQENVKKSHHVGIQWESLEVKFGKHESLQRHQIPQSLTEHDEGPPIRNTQDEYGGDSFVISNTKEHSLPKLEDLPTKSVKPGLSAEVFVSHCNSPSSFFVQLTDEENEIFSVVEKLNEDPSTLEQVDAHKLQQGDLVNAEFADDCSWYRAVVREKMGNHKVQVEFIDFGNTATVSSSNICRLDRQFLELPRYSIPCLLSGIPSAHKGQWDKEIVAKFQKTVGENAEKKLKCSFIKQTDYAWEVSLVDQNVVLADTLFDSGVAVVSDGFTKRSNKPQSCMFESTLPEKSKNESKIDVTTLVYKTPDISEGQTFEVYATSIVGPDYFWCQYAHSDQLHKISDVLGEMASSALQEATWAGDLYPGSPCLALFKEDEQWYRAEVITKTENVCSVLFVDYGNESEVEQNAMMPVPPPLLEAVPQAFLCLLEGFDPSQGSWDESAADQFFGLLTDEVLSVTILKVKNTKDRRTPRYQVRVVRNEEVINNRMRDYWKHSVSLDDSRLPTVVEEPSTEATVSCFELHSAGQAVSMDLCPEQNSENASLSRDFPQSFGSQTEQSESLNREEAIEVPEQHLDRPVDSPSVEKTEVEDEDMKLGCTSKLVSGFDKNQECAVLATVGEENNEGNTIPRGGNVVEETSFVTEDASDGARTPSDHGEDSKDTGLTLIGVTDSVSETTCAVTCSIHMPSCPPEVLEESTECVSEGASIAEGSCLMASPSEELPAVCLAMSEQESCESELSTSEPFKDSEEHVAPADSRNTAIEEHACALDETDPLLYKVGESFDELMVLQEDHCAEVQTDSDIYEEVFKQCTGPNLKDMGPVPLFSERKEMKENVEEYHTSRIDSKFGDPMKAQEQLCVGSECFIWSYAHDSWCRAKIVKISEDNAKVFLLDHDAEAIVDMQNVFQRIPETPAQCLRDPVSDICSSHGEFQLAQDMAHEEEPARGEFSPGSASEEVHYDSATDVECCDQDGEIDGTSEGGVDTLPVSVTDETVQSETQQAGTPASAEAQFEEQMSHVTHLTLKVEEMSDDEVIFVKEMQVRRQLVRELGANEKEQSEDLD, from the exons atgtgttcAGTACCTGGACTCCCAACCCCAGGTTCAAATGTAACTATCCTCATTACCAGAGTTAACTTGAATCCCCTCTGTGTTCTCGTGGAATTATGGGGCAATTTCGATCAGGAGAGAAAGCTAGATTACCAGCGCATGAGAAGGGAAATTCAGTTTCCCAAGGAAATGTTTCGGGAATCTGAAGGAAATCCTGGAGACCTATGCCTGGTACAAGTCTATGAAACATGGTACAGAGCACGTGTAGTGTCAAGAAGTGGGACAAGTTACAGCATGTTCCTAATTGATGAGGGAAGAACGCTGAGTGCCACGTTCAGCACTTTAGCGTGGGGTCAGAAGGACTTTTTCCACCTGCCACCAGAGGTGGAGTTTTGTGTTGTTGCCAATGTGTTGCCTCTGTCACCTGACAATAGGTGGTCTCCAATGGCCCTGGAGTTTCTGAAATCTTTGTGTGGCAGAACAGTGAATGGGTGTGTACAGGACGTGCTGGTGCCTCACAGAACTTTCCTCCTTGATATTCCGTGTATATCCAAACAGATGTACGAAGTGGGATTCGCAAAGAAACTGTCCATTGAGAAGTTCAAGCTTTTTGTTTCAAGGTCTTTACAGTCACTGAGTGGGGCAGTGGTAGTGACAGATTCTAAGCAGATGACTTCAGTTAAAAGTGAACCGGTGGAGGTCCACAAACAAATTGAAAAACGGCAGTGCTACATGTATCCAGAACTGCAAACCGAAACAGTTGAGACAGTAATCGTCACAGAGGTAACAAATCCACTGCGTATTTTCTGTCAGTTGAAGGTTTTTTCTCAAGAGCTGAAGAAATTGACCGAGCAGATTACCCAGCATTTTGAGGGAAGACTGAGAACCGGGGGGGCAAGACCTCAAGATTTGGGGTCCCCCTGTGCCTCACGAGGAAGCGATGGCAAGTGGTATCGTTCCGTGCTTCAGCAGGTCCTTCCTTCTAACAACGTAGTGGAAGTACTGCACGTGGACTACGGAAAAAAAGACTTTGTTCAGCTTGAGAATGTCAGACCCTTAGCTGCAGAGTTCCTCAGAATGCCTGTTGTAACTTATGTATGTTCTCTCCATGGTGTAATTGACAAAGGTGTTGGGTGGTCGGCTGCTCAGATTGGCTTTCTGAAATCTTTAATACATCACCGAACAGTGATTGCCAAATTTGAATACCAAAGCTTGTCGGAAGGTGTCCACTATGTAACGCTGTATGGAGACGAAAATGTGAACATCAACAACCTGTTTGGCATGAAGGAAAAATGCTTGCTCGAGTCTGAGAAATCTTGTGAAGATTATGCTGTTCGAAAAGTTGTAGCATCTCAGAAATGTCAAGACGCGGTGGAAAATGAATCTCTGAGGATGTCTCCTGGGCGATGTAATGTCACTAAAGAAATTCAGGTGGTTGCGGCAACAGAAAGTCTACCACTGAATTCATCCCACATGGCAGTTGTACAATATGTTGAGAGCCCGTCTGATTTCTGGATTCAGACACAGCAGTACGCCCTTGAATTCGATCAGTTGATGAATACAATCAGCGATCTGTACAGCAATTCCGCTGATACAGAAGGACTAGTCAGAAATCCACATGTTGGTCTTTTTTGTGCTGCCAGATCACAGGACAATGCTTTCTACAGGGCTACTGTTAGGGAACTCATTAAAAAACAGGCAAAGGTGTATTTTGTTGACTACGGAAACACAGAAGTTGTTGATTGGTACAACTTAAGAGTCCTGCCAAAGAAGTGTCAAACATTGCCCCCGTTAGCGCTaaggtgctctctctctggaaTCAAGCCACAGGATGGCAAATGGAGCCAAAGTGCgattctgttctttttcaaaGCGACTGAAGACAAGATACTGGATGTGCATGCATCTGCAAAGTctcaagaaaaatattttgtccagTTAACTGATGCATCTTCAAGCGGGAAGAAGAATATTGGTGAGATGCTTTGCAGTGCGGGTTTAGCAGAAATTGATGACAAAAATCCAGTTCCTAAGCAAGTGGAAAAGCCTCTTGTTGTGCCAACTGTGCAGGCCGCAGGTGGGAAATGTTCAGATGTGGACCAAATGAAACCGGGGGGAACTCCAGGCTTGCTCAGTACTATTCCCACTGTGACAGAGACCAGGTCTGTTTTCAAAGAACACTTGTTTCCAATCGGAAGTTCTGTTGACGTCAATGTGTCTTACATTGAGAGCCCAAGTGATTTCTGGTGTCAGATATCACAGAATGCTGGAAGTCTAAATTTGCTCATGCAAGACATTCAGAAACACTACGCTGACAGTGAGTTTCAGCATCCCGTGGAAGCGGCCTGTATCGCTCGGCATCCTGACAATCGAATGTGGTACAGAGCACTTATCATTCAAAAACATGCATCTCCACATGTTGATGTACTGTTCATAGATTATGGCCAAACTCAAAAGGTCCCCATACAAGACCTAAGACCTATAAATCCAACATTTCTGAAACCAAAAGGTCAAGCTTTTCGGTGCAGTCTGTACAACTTGATTCATCCTGCTGGTCATTCTACTTTGGAGTGGAGTGACCTTGCTATATTGGAATTTCAAGGTTTTGTGGATTCTGCTGCTTCTTCCCACGTGGACCTGAGGTGTACCATATATGCAGTCATGTATGATGCCCAGAAAGTGGTCTTCAATGTGGTGGATCTTGAAACACCCTTTCAGAGTGTTTGCAGCTTGCTAGTTAAAAAGGGCTTAGCTGATCGTGCTCCTCCAAAGAAGGTCCCTCTTCCACCTTTTCGGTTGGACACATATTACTATTCCACTCACAACATCAAAACGGGAGGTGAAGAGCAGGTGTATGTAACCAGTGTGAAAAGTGTCAACCTCTTTTTTTGCCAGCTGGGAAGAAATTCTGATTTAGTGGAGGAACTGGCTTCAAAGGTCAATTATGTTTGCCGTCAGCTACAGTGTGTCAGTTGTCCCCAAACATTTGGCACTGTGTGCTTTGCAAAGTACACTGATGGACAGTGGTACCGAGGACAGATTAAATCTACACACCCAGCAATCCTTGTGCAATTTGTGGATTACGGTGATACACTAGAAGTGGACAAATCTGATTTGCTTCCAATTCCCATTGAAGCCAGTGAAATTATGTCTGTGCCTGTTCAAGCTGTGGAATGTGGACTGTCTGATATTCCAGCAAACGTGCCAAGTGATGTCAACGGCTGGTTTGCAAATACCGCCACGGACCATTCCTTCAGAGCATTAGTGGTTGCAAAGGAGCCATGTGGGAAACTAATGGTGGAGCTCTATGATGGCAAAGTTCAAGTGAATTCAAGGATTAAAGAGAAGTTTCACCTTGAGGCACAGGGAAAAGAGAACGTATCGTACGAGCAATGTGATGTCAGAGCGCAGCACCTGAAAGGTCCATCCACCAGGCATACTGAACACATCAGGGCCAGTGATGATTACAAGTCTAAATTGGCACCACAAAAGACTGAGGCCTATGGGAGAAGTGAAAGCCTTAAACAAGTATTTGCTAGTGACACAAGTTCcagacaaaaacaggaaaatgtgaagaaatcGCACCATGTTGGAATTCAGTGGGAATCATTGGAGGTCAAATTTGGAAAACATGAAAGTCTACAAAGGCACCAAATTCCACAGTCTCTCACTGAACACGATGAAGGTCCTCCCATAAGGAATACTCAAGATGAATATGGAGGAGATTCATTTGTGATCTCTAATACCAAAGAGCACAGCCTTCCAAAACTTGAAGATCTCCCAACAAAGTCTGTGAAACCAGGTTTGTCCGCTGAAGTTTTTGTGTCACATTGCAACAGCCCATCAAGTTTCTTTGTCCAGTTAACAGATGAGGAAAATGAAATCTTCTCTGTTGTGGAAAAACTAAACGAAGACCCATCGACTCTCGAACAGGTGGACGCACACAAATTGCAACAGGGCGATTTGGTGAATGCAGAGTTTGCAGATGATTGCTCTTGGTACCGTGCTGTTGTTAGAGAGAAAATGGGAAACCACAAAGTGCAGGTGGAGTTCATAGACTTTGGAAATACAGCAACTGTTTCATCCTCAAATATATGCAGACTGGACAGACAGTTCCTTGAGCTTCCTAGGTATAGCATTCCTTGCCTGCTAAGTGGAATACCCAGTGCTCACAAGGGTCAGTGGGACAAAGAAATAGTGgcaaaattccaaaaaacagTTGGAGAAAATGCTGAGAAGAAACTTAAGTGTAGTTTCATTAAACAAACGGATTACGCTTGGGAGGTCAGTCTTGTTGACCAGAATGTGGTGCTAGCAGATACATTATTTGACAGTGGTGTTGCTGTGGTGTCAGATGGATTTACAAAACGGTCAAACAAACCGCAAAGCTGCATGTTTGAGAGCACGCTTCCTGAGAAATCAAAGAATGAATCCAAGATTGATGTCACTACATTGGTTTACAAAACGCCTGACATTTCAGAAGGGCAGACGTTTGAAGTGTATGCCACTTCTATAGTTGGGCCTGACTACTTTTGGTGTCAGTATGCACATTCTGACCAGCTCCATAAGATCTCTGACGTGCTTGGAGAAATGGCGAGTTCTGCGCTACAGGAAGCTACCTGGGCAGGTGATTTGTACCCTGGAAGCCCATGTCTTGCTCTTTTTAAAGAGGATGAACAGTGGTATCGTGCAGAGGTAATCACAAAGACCGAAAACGTCTGTTCAGTACTTTTTGTAGATTATGGAAACGAATCGGAAGTTGAGCAAAACGCCATGATGCCAGTACCACCTCCTTTGCTGGAGGCTGTCCCTCAGGCCTTTTTGTGTCTACTGGAAGGGTTCGATCCCTCACAAGGCTCTTGGGATGAAAGTGCAGCTGATCAGTTCTTTGGCCTTCTCACAGATGAAGTGCTGAGTGTGACTATTCTTaaagtgaaaaatacaaaagataGAAGAACCCCTCGGTACCAAGTCAGAGTTGTACGTAATGAAGAAGTGATAAATAATAGAATGCGGGACTACTGGAAACATTCAGTTTCTCTTGACGATAGCAGGTTGCCCACAGTTGTGGAGGAACCTTCCACGGAAGCAACTGTCTCGTGTTTTGAACTTCACTCAGCTGGGCAAGCCGTCTCCATGGACCTGTGCCCTGAGCAGAATTCGGAGAACGCTTCTCTCTCCAGAGATTTTCCTCAAAGTTTTGGAAGCCAAACCGAACAATCGGAATCGTTAAACAGGGAGGAAGCCATTGAAGTGCCAGAACAGCATTTGGACCGTCCAGTCGACAGTCCATCTGTGGAGAAAACAGAAGTTGAAGACGAAGACATGAAACTAGGTTGCACCTCAAAGTTGGTGAGCGGTTTTGATAAAAATCAGGAATGTGCTGTGTTGGCTACAGTTGGTGAAGAGAACAATGAAGGAAACACAATCCCAAGAGGGGGAAATGTAGTGGAAGAGACTTCATTTGTCACAGAGGATGCAAGTGATGGGGCACGCACTCCCTCTGACCACGGTGAAGACTCAAAAGACACAGGCTTGACTTTGATTGGGGTTACAGATTCTGTTTCAGAGACCACCTGTGCAGTCACTTGTAGTATACACATGCCTAGTTGTCCTCCAGAAGTACTGGAAGAAAGTACAGAATGTGTCTCAGAAGGTGCGTCCATAGCCGAAGGGTCTTGTCTAATGGCTTCTCCCTCAGAGGAATTACCTGCCGTCTGCCTTGCGATGTCTGAACAAGAGAGCTGTGAGAGTGAACTGTCTACTAGTGAGCCGTTCAAGGACTCTGAGGAACATGTTGCACCTGCTGATAGCAGGAACACAGCTATTGAGGAACATGCCTGCGCACTGGACGAAACCGATCCCCTGCTCTACAAGGTGGGCGAGAGCTTTGATGAACTGATGGTGTTGCAGGAAGACCACTGTGCAGAAGTACAGACCGATAGCGACATTTACGAGGAGGTTTTCAAACAGTGCACAGGGCCAAACCTAAAAGATATGGGACCAGTGCCtttgttttcagaaagaaaagaaatgaaagaaaatgtggaGGAATACCACACATCCAGAATTGATTCCA AATTTGGAGACCCGATGAAGGCTCAAGAGCAGCTCTGTGTTGGGTCAGAGTGTTTTATCTGGTCTTATGCTCACGACAGTTGGTGCAGAGCGAAGATTGTGAAAATATCAGAGGACAACGCGAAG GTTTTTCTTTTGGACCATGATGCAGAAGCAATCGTAGACATGCAGAATGTCTTTCAAAGAATTCCTGAAACACCAGCCCAG TGTTTGCGTGATCCAGTTTCTGACATCTGTTCATCGCATGGTGAATTCCAACTAG CACAGGACATGGCACATGAAGAAGAGCCTGCACGTGGTGAATTTTCACCAGGAAGTGCTTCAGAGGAG